Proteins encoded by one window of Thermobaculum terrenum ATCC BAA-798:
- a CDS encoding class I SAM-dependent methyltransferase — MSSGYATRFQTEEAVKEYEQVEYSPNSYSAKIWSLQKPIVLRLIEDFASTRKESRLLDFACGTGRILSTVEPLVSESVGLDISPSMIKIAASKCKRSELIVGDILQNPDLVDDQFDIITCFRFLLNAESQTRIDVLRVLRSKLVSRNGILVANVHGNSWSARHLALLYRKWVKGEIHNEMSPPEITRMFHAAGFKIVRYYGFGIIPPTLYRTPLAPMAFKVDSIARDIHILRSISVDLLYVCVPA, encoded by the coding sequence ATGTCTTCTGGCTACGCTACTAGGTTTCAAACTGAAGAGGCTGTTAAGGAATACGAACAAGTTGAGTATTCGCCCAATAGCTATTCTGCAAAAATATGGTCTTTACAAAAGCCTATAGTACTAAGGTTGATCGAGGATTTTGCCTCTACTAGGAAAGAGTCAAGATTGCTAGATTTTGCTTGTGGTACCGGAAGAATCCTATCTACAGTTGAGCCGCTGGTAAGTGAGAGTGTAGGACTGGATATATCGCCCTCGATGATTAAGATAGCTGCTTCCAAGTGTAAAAGATCAGAGCTTATAGTTGGAGATATCCTACAAAATCCAGATTTGGTGGACGACCAATTTGATATCATTACCTGCTTTCGATTCCTTCTCAACGCTGAATCTCAAACAAGGATCGATGTCCTTAGGGTTTTGCGATCAAAACTTGTCTCGCGCAATGGTATTCTAGTTGCCAATGTACATGGTAATTCTTGGTCTGCTAGACATCTGGCGCTACTCTACAGGAAGTGGGTGAAAGGAGAAATTCATAACGAGATGTCTCCTCCTGAAATCACTAGAATGTTCCATGCAGCTGGTTTCAAGATAGTTAGGTACTATGGGTTTGGAATAATACCTCCGACTTTATATCGAACCCCGCTTGCTCCAATGGCTTTCAAGGTAGATTCGATAGCGAGAGACATACATATACTTAGGTCTATATCGGTAGATCTGCTATATGTCTGTGTTCCTGCATAA
- a CDS encoding O-antigen ligase family protein has protein sequence MITAHRFIMEVLWSLREEVDIANSNQRFHKPFFVEYCLVIYTYLVTSGAFIPLFYSMRHPSADFISIVYSMIPFFYVSYVATLILMILRVKLILSKIRHVWPISMFLIWSCISLLWAVDPSVTLTKLIILLGATVVGIYIGSVFNQREQINLLFITLMIALACSVVFVLISPEYGIMTGYHAGNWRGVFYHKNTFGKLVVLFAVLGAILICQAETLRKRLALTIALISSALLVWLSDSAVSKVITIAMLFLFILLMFQIKNKQVLVPIWSSATALVLGMGLLLAGNLHVVFAALGRSPNLTGRVPLWEALIPMIQSRLWLGYGYGSFWLGNRWPSSAIWNQIGWYPFHAHNGFLEILIDLGLVGLAFFLISYSIISLTAVRRLFVVRYIGHIYRLWPLLYLCFLFLANLTESTLIWYYPFYWILYVALFLTKD, from the coding sequence ATGATAACTGCCCATCGCTTTATAATGGAAGTGTTATGGTCTCTTCGGGAGGAAGTTGATATAGCTAACTCGAATCAAAGATTTCATAAACCATTTTTTGTTGAATACTGTTTGGTAATTTATACCTATTTGGTGACTTCTGGAGCCTTTATACCTCTGTTTTATTCAATGAGGCATCCAAGCGCTGATTTCATAAGTATTGTGTATTCCATGATTCCTTTCTTCTATGTATCCTATGTTGCAACTTTGATCCTAATGATACTCCGAGTAAAATTGATCCTTTCAAAAATACGGCATGTGTGGCCGATATCGATGTTCTTAATTTGGAGTTGTATATCTCTTCTTTGGGCAGTTGATCCCTCTGTTACCCTGACTAAGCTGATTATTCTTTTGGGGGCTACTGTAGTAGGTATATATATCGGATCCGTATTTAATCAAAGAGAACAGATAAATTTACTATTCATCACCTTGATGATAGCTTTAGCATGTAGCGTAGTATTTGTTTTGATTAGCCCTGAGTACGGAATTATGACTGGTTATCATGCTGGAAACTGGAGGGGCGTGTTTTATCATAAGAATACATTTGGGAAACTTGTTGTATTGTTTGCTGTGCTAGGAGCTATATTAATCTGCCAAGCAGAAACCTTGAGAAAGAGACTTGCTCTAACGATAGCGTTGATTTCCTCAGCGCTATTGGTTTGGTTATCTGACTCTGCTGTCTCGAAAGTAATAACTATTGCAATGCTATTCTTATTCATCCTTTTGATGTTCCAAATCAAAAACAAACAAGTATTAGTTCCTATATGGTCTAGTGCTACGGCTTTAGTGCTAGGGATGGGTTTACTCCTGGCTGGCAACCTACATGTTGTGTTCGCGGCACTTGGTAGATCTCCTAACCTTACTGGCAGAGTCCCTTTGTGGGAAGCGCTTATACCGATGATACAAAGTAGGCTGTGGTTAGGATATGGTTACGGTAGCTTCTGGTTAGGTAATAGATGGCCTTCTAGCGCTATATGGAATCAGATTGGTTGGTACCCTTTCCATGCCCATAACGGCTTTTTGGAAATACTAATTGATTTAGGCTTAGTTGGATTAGCATTCTTTTTGATTAGCTATTCAATTATCTCTCTAACTGCGGTTCGTAGACTTTTTGTAGTTAGGTACATTGGTCATATATATCGTCTCTGGCCCTTGTTGTACTTATGCTTTCTATTTCTTGCTAACCTAACCGAATCCACGCTTATTTGGTATTATCCTTTCTATTGGATTTTGTATGTTGCTCTTTTCCTAACCAAAGACTAA
- a CDS encoding sulfotransferase family protein: MSDQIKVLYIAGWGRSGTTILDNILGQYSGLLSTGEIRYIWQRGLLENRLCGCGTPLRECTFWRNVLDPVVGNDQAKIEYMAYWTENGLRSRHIPMLVLPGAGNRLISRMDTYRYTLASLYQEVKKRSESQVIVDSSKFPTYGYILDSIPNIDLYVVHMVRDPRAVAYSWIRKKEMKDRGSNKYMRGHSPIESTFFWLLWNSTIEALWKKNGPEKYILLRYEDFVQDPKGTTEHILDMVGVSTQENTPFVDQNTVKLSPTHTVSGNPSRFSTGEVEIKPDDEWKEKLDARSKLLITSLAMPMMHHYGYLNLVILVIMLVLMYASA; the protein is encoded by the coding sequence ATGTCTGATCAAATCAAAGTACTATACATTGCTGGATGGGGAAGAAGTGGCACGACCATCCTGGACAACATACTAGGACAGTATAGTGGCTTACTCTCTACTGGGGAGATAAGATACATCTGGCAAAGAGGTCTCTTAGAGAACAGACTTTGTGGTTGTGGGACACCTCTTCGAGAATGCACCTTCTGGCGAAACGTTTTAGATCCGGTAGTAGGTAATGATCAGGCCAAGATAGAGTATATGGCGTACTGGACCGAAAACGGGCTAAGATCCAGGCATATCCCTATGTTGGTACTTCCAGGAGCGGGTAATAGGCTTATATCAAGAATGGATACCTATAGGTATACGTTAGCTTCCTTGTACCAAGAAGTAAAAAAGAGGTCGGAATCACAAGTCATAGTGGACTCATCCAAGTTTCCTACATACGGCTACATCCTGGATAGCATCCCTAATATAGATCTCTATGTAGTTCATATGGTCAGAGACCCAAGGGCCGTAGCCTATTCGTGGATTAGAAAGAAAGAAATGAAAGACCGGGGAAGCAACAAATACATGAGAGGACATAGCCCTATAGAAAGCACTTTCTTTTGGCTTCTGTGGAACTCGACCATAGAGGCTCTTTGGAAGAAGAACGGTCCAGAGAAATATATCTTATTAAGATATGAAGATTTCGTACAAGACCCTAAGGGCACTACTGAGCATATACTTGACATGGTAGGAGTGAGCACTCAAGAGAACACACCTTTTGTAGACCAAAACACTGTTAAATTGTCTCCGACCCATACTGTGTCAGGTAATCCGAGCAGATTCAGCACTGGGGAGGTCGAGATAAAGCCCGATGATGAATGGAAAGAAAAACTAGACGCTAGATCTAAGCTACTGATTACATCCCTTGCTATGCCTATGATGCATCACTATGGATACCTAAACCTGGTAATCTTAGTGATTATGCTTGTATTAATGTATGCGAGCGCATAG
- a CDS encoding O-antigen ligase family protein codes for MSLGVMLFAIRIGRYNARDLLYLAGLLLCAFLLVKSDSSSGLVVALAVILTRLGLDFLSMDRALYKSLLISASITAAGLILAVLANPSEAAALVGRTGTLTGRTTLWAYLMNFVQDRFWNGYGFEAFWSKGSATLEVVQRSVYWAPTHAHNGVLEVLLDLGLIGLILLGTVWAITFIRAVRLALTGNSMEDRWPLMYVIFYTLWIIPEAAALGSAQINFVLLVAVFSCLIIRGPERVRYFADDRLGQYIGLTSVER; via the coding sequence ATGTCGCTTGGAGTTATGTTATTTGCCATTAGAATCGGTCGTTATAATGCAAGAGATCTGCTTTATCTAGCTGGCTTACTTTTGTGTGCTTTCTTGCTTGTCAAGTCTGATTCCTCTTCTGGACTAGTCGTTGCGCTAGCCGTTATTCTGACTAGATTAGGATTGGATTTCTTGTCCATGGATAGAGCACTCTACAAATCCTTGCTTATTTCTGCTTCCATAACTGCTGCTGGGCTGATTTTAGCTGTATTAGCTAATCCTTCTGAAGCTGCTGCATTGGTAGGAAGAACCGGAACACTTACAGGTCGCACTACTTTATGGGCTTATTTAATGAATTTTGTTCAAGACAGGTTTTGGAACGGCTATGGATTTGAAGCTTTCTGGAGTAAGGGTAGTGCTACTCTTGAGGTAGTGCAAAGGTCTGTATATTGGGCACCTACCCATGCTCATAATGGTGTGCTAGAAGTGCTGCTTGACTTAGGATTGATAGGACTGATTTTACTAGGTACGGTGTGGGCAATAACCTTCATAAGAGCTGTAAGGCTAGCACTAACCGGGAATAGTATGGAAGATCGGTGGCCTCTGATGTACGTAATCTTTTACACTCTTTGGATAATACCGGAAGCAGCTGCTCTAGGATCCGCACAGATAAATTTCGTTCTCCTAGTCGCGGTTTTCTCGTGTTTGATAATTCGAGGACCTGAACGCGTAAGATATTTTGCGGATGATCGATTAGGTCAATACATCGGCCTAACATCTGTAGAAAGATAA
- a CDS encoding Wzz/FepE/Etk N-terminal domain-containing protein codes for MSESPRWVSPRQEPAIGLGEYLWMLIRNWWILLVIAALLSAAGYTWATYQYPSYSASAVLMVNPSSTPGQIDPRYLQVANSMIGTYQEIITSQPVLSNVAKEIGWKGRISALKDHFDAKNPINTQLLEINATFNDPQTSVKALNALIQGFYSWYSQRLRADIQSDLQQLNREIAQASAQVDDARAVYREALRSADSSTPAGRQEVRQAQLALAQANNTYQGLLQQRRDLQVQILSPDLGITTIIPAHLSGSPSRSSKILNTLAGLLIGLGLGSVLSVVKERARRRVFSKSQVEQYLGVQVLGDVKLSRFRRLDVESLSRTPSVRLIAAKIRRDLLGSEDRVGTVSTTEDTDQQVKVAAAIAKAMSYTASRVLLVECATKKPALTKVFDQDNDKHLRVGDSSPAVVSSIENLDLMLVPPASNSRDFSDLALHNLISDTKDVASFALLYIADPINNTNSDLLAGNKVDCCVIVTQRNKTLLSKLEETARYLDIMGCYVAGIVLVRETLL; via the coding sequence ATGAGTGAATCTCCAAGATGGGTATCTCCCAGACAGGAACCTGCGATTGGCCTGGGAGAGTATTTGTGGATGCTAATTAGGAACTGGTGGATACTGCTTGTTATAGCTGCGCTTCTTTCTGCTGCAGGCTATACTTGGGCTACTTATCAGTATCCCTCTTATTCGGCAAGTGCAGTCCTGATGGTTAACCCCAGTTCGACCCCGGGACAGATAGATCCTCGTTACCTTCAAGTCGCCAACTCAATGATTGGCACATATCAGGAGATCATTACATCCCAACCTGTGCTTTCTAACGTCGCCAAAGAGATAGGATGGAAAGGGAGGATATCGGCGCTCAAGGATCATTTTGATGCTAAGAATCCTATAAATACTCAGCTATTAGAAATAAATGCAACTTTTAACGATCCACAGACTAGTGTCAAAGCTTTGAATGCGCTTATACAGGGTTTTTACTCGTGGTACAGCCAAAGACTACGGGCTGATATACAGTCTGACCTGCAACAGCTTAATCGTGAGATAGCACAGGCCTCTGCACAGGTAGATGATGCCAGAGCTGTATATAGGGAGGCTCTTAGGTCGGCTGATAGTTCCACACCAGCTGGTAGGCAAGAAGTTAGACAGGCGCAACTTGCGCTAGCTCAAGCCAACAATACTTATCAGGGATTGCTCCAGCAGAGGCGTGATTTACAGGTTCAAATTCTGTCTCCAGATCTGGGTATCACTACCATCATACCTGCTCATCTCTCCGGTTCTCCTTCAAGGAGCTCCAAGATTCTAAACACCCTCGCCGGGCTCCTTATTGGCCTGGGATTGGGTAGTGTCCTGTCTGTAGTCAAGGAAAGGGCCAGGCGTAGAGTATTCTCTAAGTCTCAAGTTGAGCAATACCTTGGAGTTCAAGTTTTGGGGGATGTTAAACTGAGTAGGTTCCGAAGGCTGGATGTAGAAAGTCTATCCAGGACACCGAGTGTTAGATTGATCGCTGCCAAGATCAGGCGTGATTTACTAGGCTCTGAGGATCGTGTAGGTACTGTATCCACTACTGAAGACACAGACCAACAAGTCAAAGTCGCAGCAGCAATCGCTAAGGCTATGTCCTATACTGCCAGCCGTGTGCTATTAGTAGAGTGCGCAACAAAGAAACCCGCTCTAACTAAGGTCTTCGATCAGGATAATGATAAGCATCTTCGAGTAGGAGATTCCTCCCCTGCGGTTGTATCCTCTATTGAAAATCTTGACCTTATGCTTGTACCTCCTGCTTCCAACTCTCGGGATTTTTCCGACCTGGCTTTACACAACCTGATAAGTGACACTAAGGATGTTGCCAGCTTTGCGTTACTTTATATTGCTGATCCAATAAACAACACTAACTCTGATCTTCTTGCTGGTAATAAGGTAGACTGTTGTGTAATAGTTACACAGCGCAACAAGACTCTTTTATCTAAGTTGGAAGAAACCGCAAGGTACTTAGACATAATGGGATGTTACGTGGCTGGTATCGTACTGGTAAGGGAAACACTTTTGTGA
- a CDS encoding sugar transferase produces MLERTSDKLVREEYTLPPIVIEIANLEGPRGLFGFIRHYGISNRYTTRVIYTTLFKPLLDRSVALVFLILLSPLLLLIGLAIYLDSGRPIILSQDRVGRGGSVIKIYKFRTMLQPEKWSDVGYDPDSMPHKMRDDPRVTKVGRILRKTSLDEIPQLLNVLKGDMSLVGPRPELPEIVERYQDWQHSRHLVKPGITGWWQVMGRSELPMHENTDLDIYYVLHQSLKLDVEILLRTILVVFSGKGAF; encoded by the coding sequence ATGCTTGAAAGAACATCTGACAAGTTGGTTAGAGAAGAATATACTTTACCTCCTATAGTGATAGAGATTGCGAATCTTGAAGGGCCGAGAGGCCTGTTCGGCTTCATTAGGCATTATGGTATTAGCAATAGGTATACCACTAGGGTTATTTACACCACTTTATTCAAACCGTTATTAGATCGAAGTGTTGCATTAGTGTTTCTAATATTGCTTAGTCCACTCTTGTTATTGATAGGACTTGCAATTTATCTTGACAGTGGAAGGCCAATCATACTGTCACAAGATAGGGTAGGAAGAGGAGGATCAGTAATCAAGATATACAAGTTCCGGACAATGCTCCAACCTGAAAAGTGGTCCGATGTTGGATATGACCCTGATTCTATGCCTCACAAGATGAGGGACGATCCAAGGGTTACCAAAGTTGGGCGCATACTAAGAAAAACCAGCTTGGATGAAATCCCTCAATTGCTCAATGTCTTAAAGGGCGATATGAGCTTGGTTGGCCCTAGGCCGGAACTACCAGAGATAGTTGAGCGTTATCAAGATTGGCAACACTCTAGGCATTTAGTAAAACCTGGAATAACTGGTTGGTGGCAAGTTATGGGTAGAAGTGAGCTGCCCATGCATGAGAATACTGACCTTGATATTTATTATGTACTTCATCAGAGTCTAAAGTTAGACGTTGAGATATTGCTAAGGACTATTTTGGTGGTGTTTTCAGGTAAGGGCGCTTTTTAG
- a CDS encoding UDP-glucuronic acid decarboxylase family protein, producing the protein MRILVAGGAGFVGSNLCERLVDQGHEVLCIDNLSTGRIRNLANLLTHSRFCFIEHDVIKGVPDTKYPVDRIYHLASPASPPGYQSRQIETLRVNSEGTLHLLELAEKHGARLLYASTSEVYGDPLEHPQSEEYRGNVSSTGPRSMYDEGKRYGEALCMAFYRVRQVDVRIVRIFNTYGPKSDPYDGRIVPSFITQALLNRPITVYGDGRQTRALCYIDDTIEGMIRMMESEKTSGEVVNLGNPDEHSVLDYARLIIELTGSSSEIHFQGPVVGDDPHRRCPDISKAKRLLDWAPCIPLSEGLPRTIEYFRTELAELGVLAAT; encoded by the coding sequence ATGCGCATTCTAGTTGCTGGCGGAGCTGGCTTTGTTGGCTCTAATCTATGTGAGAGGCTAGTTGATCAAGGACACGAGGTACTGTGCATAGATAACCTTAGCACAGGTCGGATACGGAACCTAGCTAACTTACTAACACACTCCAGGTTTTGTTTTATAGAACACGATGTTATAAAAGGTGTTCCAGACACGAAGTATCCAGTTGACCGCATATACCACCTAGCTAGTCCTGCCAGTCCTCCAGGATATCAATCTCGCCAGATAGAGACGCTTAGAGTGAATAGTGAGGGCACTCTTCACCTTCTCGAGCTTGCCGAAAAACACGGCGCCCGTTTACTTTACGCTTCAACTTCGGAGGTTTATGGGGACCCGCTAGAGCACCCCCAGAGTGAGGAATATAGAGGGAACGTAAGCAGCACAGGCCCAAGATCCATGTACGACGAAGGCAAGAGGTATGGAGAAGCCCTGTGCATGGCCTTTTACAGGGTAAGGCAGGTGGATGTGCGCATAGTGAGAATATTCAATACCTATGGCCCCAAATCAGATCCCTACGATGGGAGAATAGTTCCTAGCTTTATCACCCAAGCTCTATTGAACAGGCCTATCACAGTCTATGGCGACGGAAGGCAAACTAGAGCCTTGTGCTATATTGATGACACAATCGAAGGCATGATACGCATGATGGAGTCTGAAAAAACATCTGGAGAAGTGGTTAACCTGGGAAATCCAGATGAACATTCAGTGCTGGATTATGCAAGGCTGATAATAGAGCTAACTGGGAGCTCTTCAGAGATACACTTCCAGGGACCTGTAGTGGGAGACGACCCTCACAGAAGGTGTCCTGATATATCTAAAGCCAAGCGTTTGTTAGATTGGGCACCATGCATTCCGTTATCGGAAGGACTCCCACGTACCATAGAATACTTTCGTACCGAGCTTGCAGAGCTTGGAGTCCTAGCCGCTACTTAG
- a CDS encoding acyl-CoA dehydrogenase family protein — protein MINQQTETLSSVDKLLNVASQIRTQIASKAATHDEEASFPFKNFQVIRDKGFHKLTVPQEYGGLGFDIEQLVAIQQEIAKGDASTALVLGMHLSLIGRQAESRDWEESFFEFICREIVEKGAIINSAATEPQMGSPSRGGLPQTRAEKKNDGWVLSGRKSFVTGAPILDYFIVLAAIDDRRASFLVPRDSDGLSIEETWNTLGMRASGSHDLLLEEVFVPDEFLIIPKESQAPANSGRVWSALTLSAIYLGIAKAAQEFIVDFCKNRIPSALGKPIAELEHVQHALGEIAADIRIAEITLETTAKRWTQNIPIRDKISGDVALTKYTCTNCAVKVTDKAMRIAGGSALSKKLPLERYFRDARAGLYNPPADHETLRMLGMESLGLAIRLT, from the coding sequence ATGATAAATCAGCAAACTGAAACACTATCTTCTGTTGATAAGCTTCTAAACGTAGCGAGTCAGATCCGTACACAAATTGCATCTAAGGCAGCTACACATGATGAAGAAGCCTCTTTCCCATTCAAGAACTTTCAAGTTATCAGGGATAAGGGTTTTCATAAACTCACAGTGCCTCAAGAATACGGCGGCCTAGGGTTTGACATAGAGCAGCTTGTGGCTATTCAACAAGAGATAGCTAAGGGAGATGCCAGTACCGCTCTGGTACTCGGTATGCACTTGTCCCTAATTGGTAGGCAGGCTGAGAGCAGAGATTGGGAAGAAAGTTTTTTTGAATTCATCTGCAGGGAAATAGTTGAAAAAGGAGCAATAATCAACTCGGCGGCGACCGAACCACAGATGGGTTCTCCAAGCCGCGGAGGTTTACCTCAAACAAGGGCAGAGAAGAAGAACGATGGATGGGTTCTCAGTGGCAGGAAGAGTTTTGTTACTGGAGCGCCTATCCTAGATTACTTTATAGTGCTAGCAGCCATAGATGATCGAAGAGCTAGTTTCTTGGTCCCTAGAGATTCCGATGGATTGTCTATAGAGGAGACTTGGAATACATTAGGTATGAGAGCGTCGGGTTCACACGATCTCTTATTGGAAGAGGTGTTTGTCCCAGATGAATTTCTGATAATTCCTAAAGAAAGCCAAGCCCCTGCAAATAGTGGAAGAGTGTGGTCCGCACTGACCCTTTCCGCTATATACCTAGGCATAGCTAAAGCAGCTCAAGAGTTTATAGTCGACTTTTGTAAAAACAGGATCCCAAGTGCTTTGGGCAAGCCCATAGCAGAATTGGAACACGTGCAACATGCCTTAGGAGAGATTGCAGCAGATATTCGCATTGCTGAGATAACGCTAGAAACGACAGCAAAACGCTGGACTCAGAATATCCCGATCAGAGACAAAATATCAGGGGATGTAGCCTTGACCAAATACACCTGTACCAACTGTGCCGTAAAGGTAACGGATAAGGCTATGAGAATTGCTGGTGGTAGTGCATTATCTAAGAAGCTGCCTCTAGAGAGGTATTTTAGGGATGCCAGAGCTGGCCTATATAACCCCCCAGCAGATCATGAAACCCTTAGAATGCTTGGCATGGAATCGTTAGGTCTAGCAATAAGGCTTACCTAG
- a CDS encoding SIR2 family protein — MSSRQIVESSSYLSALSDQDLELISSVYDWIGRVFHGGKLDTSHLPPLDIIWGLADIAISRKSKLVPKDFDISEALINLIQHVVAGCRVIYDQEGKPTYDFSTRYDNPFTRFVDIVEEDAIFITTNYDLLLERAIKEAGKDFWYGLEGNIPPSGYSVIKLHGSFNWRYCPECDEIYVLDRSLQDDKPIHSPNARTCPRDGSDLHAVMIPPSLVQINMIRSLQNVWKLAHNAIRMADGIAIIGYSMPDADLEIIYLLRHAMCLNKRISKGGIEVVDSRPETIDRYKDLLGPHLISEYPMSFAEYLEVRRERGS; from the coding sequence TTGAGCTCTCGACAGATTGTCGAGAGCTCAAGCTACTTAAGTGCACTTTCTGACCAAGATCTAGAATTAATATCAAGCGTATATGATTGGATCGGAAGAGTCTTTCATGGTGGTAAGCTCGATACTTCTCACTTGCCTCCTTTAGACATAATTTGGGGGCTGGCAGATATAGCTATCAGCAGAAAGTCTAAGTTAGTTCCGAAAGACTTTGATATATCTGAAGCGCTAATCAACCTAATTCAGCACGTGGTTGCAGGATGTCGAGTTATCTACGATCAAGAAGGTAAACCCACTTACGATTTCTCCACGAGATATGACAATCCATTTACGAGGTTTGTAGATATTGTGGAGGAAGATGCTATTTTTATAACCACTAACTACGATCTGCTGCTGGAGAGAGCGATAAAAGAAGCTGGCAAGGATTTCTGGTATGGATTGGAGGGCAATATTCCACCCAGTGGTTATTCGGTAATAAAGCTTCACGGGTCCTTTAATTGGAGGTATTGTCCGGAGTGCGATGAGATCTACGTACTAGATAGGAGCCTTCAAGATGATAAACCTATCCATTCACCAAATGCTAGAACTTGCCCCAGAGATGGTAGTGATCTACATGCGGTCATGATCCCGCCAAGCTTGGTACAGATAAATATGATTCGTAGTCTGCAGAATGTATGGAAACTAGCTCATAACGCTATCCGTATGGCCGATGGAATAGCAATTATTGGGTATTCTATGCCTGATGCAGACCTGGAGATAATCTATCTTTTACGCCATGCTATGTGTCTTAATAAGCGTATTAGCAAAGGTGGTATAGAGGTAGTTGATTCTCGCCCTGAGACTATCGATAGGTACAAAGATCTGCTCGGACCTCATCTTATCTCCGAGTACCCTATGAGTTTTGCTGAGTATTTGGAGGTTCGCAGGGAACGAGGTAGCTAG
- the metK gene encoding methionine adenosyltransferase produces the protein MADNFMEAERLLFTSESVTQGHPDKICDQISDAVLDAFLAIDPNARVACEAAVTTGLVMVFGEITLREGYVDIPSIVRDTVKEIGYTSSEYGFDYETCGVVTSIKEQSSDIAIGVDSSLEVKTSHDVDPYDQLGAGDQGMMIGFACDETPELMPMPIYLAHALTKRLDYVRKSGIVPYFRPDGKSQVTVEYSKGRPVRVDTVVVSIQHDPDVTLEQIRKDVREHVVEAVIPSELIDKDLKLYVNPTGRFVSGGPKADAGLTGRKIIVDTYGGMARHGGGAFSGKDPTKVDRSASYMARYIAKNIVAAGLARRCELQVSYAIGVAHPISIMVETFGTCAPGITDAKIEQLIREHFDLRPKAILDNLRLQRPIYKPTATYGHFGRSDIDAPWEQTDKADALRRAAGIELVEQGVRN, from the coding sequence GTGGCTGACAACTTCATGGAGGCCGAAAGACTATTATTTACTAGCGAATCCGTGACACAAGGGCATCCAGATAAAATCTGTGACCAGATTTCTGATGCTGTACTGGATGCTTTCCTTGCAATTGATCCTAATGCACGGGTAGCCTGCGAAGCAGCCGTGACGACTGGTTTGGTGATGGTTTTTGGTGAGATCACTCTGCGTGAGGGTTATGTGGATATACCCTCTATAGTTAGAGATACCGTGAAGGAGATAGGCTACACATCCTCCGAGTACGGCTTTGACTACGAGACTTGTGGAGTTGTGACTTCCATCAAAGAGCAGAGCTCTGATATTGCTATTGGAGTAGATTCCTCGCTCGAGGTGAAGACATCTCATGACGTTGACCCTTATGACCAGTTAGGCGCCGGTGATCAGGGCATGATGATAGGCTTTGCTTGTGACGAGACTCCTGAGCTCATGCCCATGCCTATATATCTGGCACACGCTCTTACAAAGCGCTTGGACTATGTTCGCAAGTCGGGCATAGTGCCCTATTTCAGGCCGGATGGTAAATCTCAGGTAACAGTAGAGTATAGTAAGGGCAGGCCAGTGAGGGTTGATACAGTTGTTGTTTCTATTCAGCATGATCCTGACGTTACCCTCGAGCAGATACGCAAGGATGTGAGGGAGCACGTAGTTGAAGCGGTAATTCCTTCTGAGCTAATAGATAAGGACCTCAAGTTGTATGTGAATCCTACAGGAAGGTTCGTATCTGGTGGCCCGAAAGCAGATGCTGGGCTTACGGGGAGAAAGATAATAGTTGATACCTATGGTGGTATGGCGAGACACGGAGGTGGTGCTTTCTCTGGCAAAGATCCCACCAAGGTAGATAGGTCTGCATCCTATATGGCTAGATATATAGCTAAGAATATAGTAGCTGCTGGACTTGCGCGTAGGTGCGAACTTCAGGTTAGCTACGCTATTGGAGTGGCTCACCCAATATCTATCATGGTTGAGACCTTTGGTACTTGTGCCCCTGGCATTACAGATGCCAAGATAGAGCAGCTTATCAGGGAGCATTTCGATCTCAGGCCCAAGGCTATATTGGATAATCTTAGACTCCAGAGGCCTATTTATAAGCCAACGGCTACTTATGGGCATTTCGGAAGATCAGATATAGATGCACCATGGGAGCAAACTGATAAGGCTGATGCCTTGAGAAGGGCTGCTGGTATAGAATTGGTTGAACAAGGTGTACGTAATTAG